In Carya illinoinensis cultivar Pawnee chromosome 9, C.illinoinensisPawnee_v1, whole genome shotgun sequence, the following are encoded in one genomic region:
- the LOC122277275 gene encoding chromatin-remodeling ATPase INO80-like isoform X4, which produces MKHGNGPMRGRESINRRKQSENSDDEDEASYYGTRVTEDRYRSMLGEHVQKYKRRKDSSASPKPTRMGVPLPRSNLGSKARKLGNEHRGGFNEVETISDWLNDINRQKQEKYHETDIAPLNGSERYVISCGFLRTTYEPAFLDIGDGITYKIPPTYDKSAASLNLPSFSDFQVEDFYLKGTLDLGSLAAMMANNKRLGPRSWAGMGEPQLQYESLHARLKALPASKLPHKFSLKVSDIGLHSFIPEGAAGNIKRSILSEGGVLQVYYVKVLEKGDTYEIIERALPKKTKLKKDPSVIEEEEKEKIGKFWVNIVRRDIPKHHRIFAAFHRKQLIDAKRFSENCQREVKMKVSRSLKLMRGAAIRTRKLARDMLLYWKRVDKEMAEVRKREEREAAEALRREQELREAKRQQQRLNFLIQQTELYSHFMQKKSNSQPSEALPVGGEKLNDQEVVLSSSDAEPDEEEDLEEAELKKEAFRAAQDAVSKQKKLTSTFDSECLRLRQAAESEVAGASNIDLHNPSTMPVTSTVQTPRMFKGFLKEYQLKGLQWLVNCYEQGLNGILADEMGLGKTIQAMAFLAHLAEEKNIWGPFLVVAPASVLNNWNEEVSRFCPDMKTLPYWGGLQDRTILRKRIKPKDLYRREAGFHILITSYQLLVSDEKHFRRVKWQYMVLDEAQAIKSSNSIRWKTLLSFNCRNRLLLTGTPVQNNMAELWALLHFIMPTLFDSHEQFNEWFSKGIESHAEHGGTLNEHQLNRLHSILKPFMLRRVKTDVVSELTSKTEVTVHCKLSSRQQAFYQAIKNKISLTELFDGNRGHLNEKKILNLMNIVIQLRKVCNHPELFERNEGSTYLHFGKIPNSLLPPPFGELEDIHYAGGHNPITYKIPKLVHPESAHSSETLCLEVGHAVSRESYQKHFNIFSPENVYRSIFLQEDNLNGLSVRSGTFGFTRLMDLSPSEVTFLASGSFMEQLLFSVMRWDRKFLDGIIDLLMETMDDDPECSYLKKGDMRAVTRMLLMPSRSETNLLRSKYATGPGDAPFEALVIPHQDRLLYNSRLLHSAYTFIPRIRAPPIDAHCSDRNFAYKMSEELHDPWIKRLFTGFARTSEFNGPRKPDGRPHNLIQEIDSKLPVSQPALQLTYKIFGSSPPIRSFDPAKLLTDSGKLQTLDILLKRLRAENHRVLLFAQMTKMLNILEDYMNYRKYRYLRLDGSSTITDRRDMVRDFQHRSDIFVFLLSTRAGGLGINLTAADTVIFYESDWNPTLDLQAMDRAHRLGQTKDVTVYRLICKETVEEKILQRASQKNTVQQLVMMGGHVQGDLLAPEDVVSLLLDDAQLEQKLREIPSQVKDRQKKKNSTKGIRVDAEGDASLEDLTNVESQSQGTGYEPSPDPERAKSSNKKRKAASDKQALPRSRNSQKMTLAMDYELDDSLQNPDLQAQRPKRPKRPTKSVNETLEPAFTGTPTGVSEQTHYPSMSELGSGVFRPEAGQDISKHGDSFT; this is translated from the exons ATGAAGCACGGTAATGGTCCTATGCGTGGAAGGGAATCAATAAATAGAAGGAAGCAATCTGAAAACAGTGACGACGAGGATGAGGCAAGTTATTATGGGACACGCGTTACGGAGGACAGGTATCGATCAATGCTCGGAGAACATGTTCAGAAGTACAAGAGGAGAAAGGATTCCTCAGCAAGTCCTAAACCAACCAGGATGGGAGTTCCACTTCCGAGGAGTAATTTGGGCTCAAAAGCTAGGAAGCTGGGGAATGAGCACCGAGGAGGATTTAATGAAGTGGAAACCATATCAGACTGGCTCAATGATATTAATCGTCAAAAACAAGAGAAGTATCATGAAACAGATATTGCACCACTCAATGGCAGTGAAAGGTATGTCATCTCCTGTGGTTTTTTAAg AACAACATATGAACCGGCTTTTTTAGATATTGGGGATGGTATCACATATAAGATTCCTCCTACTTATGATAAGTCAGCGGCATCACTGAACTTGCCAAGCTTCTCAGATTTTCAGGTGGAGGATTTTTACTTAAAGGGTACATTGGATTTGGGGTCCTTAGCAGCAATGATGGCTAATAATAAAAGGCTTGGACCTAGAAGCTGGGCAGGAATGGGGGAGCCTCAGCTCCAGTATGAATCACTTCATGCAAGATTGAAGGCCTTGCCAGCTTCTAAATTGCCCCACAAGTTCAGTCTCAAAGTATCCGACATTGGGTTGCATTCCTTCATCCCAGAAGGGGCTGCTGGAAACATAAAGCGTTCTATTTTGTCAGAGGGTGGTGTTTTGCAGGTTTACTACGTGAAGGTTTTGGAGAAAGGAGACACATATGAG ATCATTGAACGGGCTCTGCCCAAGAAGACAAAGCTAAAGAAAGACCCTTCTGTGATCGAGGAGGAAGAAAAGGAGAAGATTGGAAAATTTTGGGTAAACATTGTAAGAAGAGACATACCGAAGCATCATAGGATTTTTGCAGCTTTTCATCGAAAGCAACTAATTGATGCCAAGAGGTTCTCTGAGAACTGTCAAAGAGAG GTGAAAATGAAGGTGAGTAGATCCCTTAAACTGATGAGGGGTGCTGCCATTCGCACAAGGAAATTAGCTAGAGATATGCTGCTGTATTGGAAGCGAGTAGATAAAGAGAtg GCAGAAGTAAggaaaagagaggagagagaagctGCTGAAGCTTTGAGGCGTGAACAGGAACTTCGAGAAGCAAAGAGACAACAACAAAGGCTCAATTTTCTTATTCAACAAACAGAACTTTACAGTCATTTTATGCAAAAAAAGTCAAATTCACAGCCCTCTGAAGCTTTGCCTGTGGGAGGTGAAAAATTAAACGACCAAGAAGTGGTTTTGAGCTCTTCAGATGCGGAGCCTGATGAGGAAGAAGACCTTGAGGAGGCTGAATTGAAGAAGGAGGCTTTTAGAGCTGCCCAAGATGCAGTCTCTAAGCAGAAAAAGTTAACGAGTACCTTTgatagtgaatgcttgaggcTGAGACAAGCTGCTGAATCTGAGGTCGCAGGAGCTAGTAACATTGATCTACATAATCC ttcCACCATGCCTGTAACATCGACAGTTCAGACACCCCGGATGTTTAAAGGTTTCCTTAAAGAATATCAGCTAAAAGGTCTTCAGTGGCTGGTTAATTGTTACGAGCAG GGATTAAATGGTATACTTGCTGATGAGATGGGACTCGGAAAGACCATTCAGGCCATGGCGTTTTTGGCTCATTTAGCTGAG GAGAAAAATATATGGGGGCCTTTCTTGGTTGTTGCACCTGCTTCTGTGTTGAACAACTGGAATGAAGAAGTTAGTCGTTTCTGCCCTGACATGAAAACTCTTCCATATTGGGGTGGGCTTCAAGATCGAACAATTCTTAGGAAAAGGATCAAACCTAAGGATCTGTACCGCAG GGAAGCAGGATTTCACATTCTCATCACCAGCTACCAGCTGCTAGTGTCTGATGAGAAGCATTTTCGGCGTGTGAAATGGCAATACATGGTGTTAGATGAAGCCCAGGCAATTAAAAGTTCGAACAG TATAAGATGGAAGACACTTCTCAGTTTCAATTGTCGGAACCGCTTGCTGCTAACGGGTACCCCCGTCCAGAATAATATGGCGGAGTTGTGGGCCCTTTTACATTTCATTATGCCCACCTTATTTGACAGTCATGAACAGTTCAATGAGTGGTTTTCAAAAGG AATCGAGAGCCATGCTGAGCATGGGGGAACTTTGAACGAGCACCAGCTTAACAGATTG CATTCAATTCTAAAGCCATTTATGCTGCGAAGAGTTAAAACAGATGTGGTTTCTGAGTTGACCAGTAAAACTGAGGTTACAGTGCATTGCAAATTGAGTTCTCGGCAGCAAGCTTTTTATCAAGCTATTAAGAACAAAATATCTCTTACTGAGTTGTTTGATGGCAATCGTGGGCATCTTAACGAgaagaaaattctaaatttaatgAATATTGTCATTCAGCTGAGAAAG GTGTGTAATCATCCAGAGTTGTTTGAGAGGAATGAGGGAAGCACATATCTCCACTTTGGGAAGATCCCAAATTCTCTTTTGCCCCCTCCCTTCGGGGAGTTGGAGGACATACATTATGCAGGAGGTCACAATCCCATAACATACAAG ATACCGAAACTAGTTCATCCAGAAAGTGCCCATAGTTCTGAAACTCTTTGCTTGGAAGTTGGGCATGCTGTCTCCAGAGAATCTTATCAGAAACACTTTAATATATTCTCCCCAGAAAATGTTTATCGATCCATATTCCTGCAGGAGGATAATTTAAATGGATTGTCTGTTAGAAGTGGAACTTTTGGTTTTACACGTTTGATGGACTTGTCGCCATCGGAGGTTACATTTTTGGCtagtggttcttttatggaGCAACTTCTGTTTTCTGTAATGAGATGGGACCGAAAATTCCTGGATGGAATCATAGATTTACTTATGGAAACCATGGATGATGACCCTGAATGCAGTTACCTCAAGAAGGGGGATATGAGAGCTGTGACACGGATGTTATTGATGCCATCAAGATCTGAGACTAACTTACTTCGAAGTAAATATGCTACGGGGCCTGGAGATGCTCCATTTGAGGCTTTAGTTATCCCTCATCAGGACaggcttttatataattctagGCTACTTCACTCGGCATACACATTTATCCCGCGAATTAGAGCTCCTCCA ATTGATGCCCACTGCTCAGACAGAAACTTTGCTTACAAAATGTCTGAAGAACTACATGATCCCTGGATAAAAAGGTTATTTACTGGGTTTGCACGGACGTCTGAATTTAATGGACCCAGAAAGCCTGATGGCCGTCCTCATAATTTAATTCAAGAGATTGATTCCAAATTACCAGTTTCACAACCTGCTCTTCAGTTGACATACAAGATTTTTGGGTCTTCTCCCCCGATACGAAGCTTTGACCCAGCGAAGTTGCTCACT GATTCTGGGAAGCTTCAAACACTTGATATACTATTGAAACGTCTCCGTGCCGAAAATCATCGAGTTCTCTTGTTTGCCCAAATGACAAAGATGCTGAATATTCTTGAG GACTACATGAACTATCGGAAATATAGATATCTTAGACTTGATGGATCCTCAACTATAACGGATCGACGAGACATGGTCAGAGACTTCCAGCATCG GAGTGATATTTTTGTCTTCTTATTGAGTACAAGAGCTGGTGGACTGGGCATTAACTTGACAGCTGCTGACACAGTCATATTTTATGAAAGTGATTGGAATCCTACTTTGGATTTACAAGCAATGGATAGAGCTCATCGGCTGGGTCAGACAAAAgat GTTACCGTCTACCGGCTTATTTGTAAAGAGACAGTTGAAGAGAAGATTCTTCAAAGAGCAAGTCAGAAAAATACAGTGCAGCAGCTTGTTATGATGGGTGGTCATGTTCAGGGTGATCTCTTGGCTCCTGAGGATGTTGTATCTTTACTTTTGGATGATGCCCAGTTGGAGCAGAAATTGAGAGAAATTCCGTCGCAG GTTAAGGAtaggcaaaagaaaaaaaattcgaCAAAGGGTATACGGGTAGATGCAGAAGGTGATGCATCTTTGGAAGATCTAACAAACGTTGAATCTCAGAGTCAGGGTACAGGATATGAGCCATCTCCTGATCCTGAGAGAGCAAAATCTAGTAACAAAAAG AGAAAGGCTGCTTCGGACAAACAAGCACTGCCCAGGTCAAGGAATTCTCAAAAGATGACTTTGGCAATGGACTACGAGTTGGATGATTCCCTTCAAAATCCTGATCTGCAGGCACAGAGACCCAAGAGGCCTAAGAGGCCAACAAAGAGTGTAAATGAAACTCTTGAACCAGCATTTACTGGCACGCCCACGGGTGTTTCAGAGCAAACCCATTATCCATCCATGAGTGAGTTAGGTTCTGGTGTTTTCAGACCAGAAGCAGGGCAAGATATCTCGAAGCATGGAGACTCGTTTACATGA
- the LOC122277275 gene encoding chromatin-remodeling ATPase INO80-like isoform X2, with amino-acid sequence MDHGRQSKDSLCYSNLFNLESLMNFQLPQQDDDFDYYGTSSQDESRGNQGGTIMKHGNGPMRGRESINRRKQSENSDDEDEASYYGTRVTEDRYRSMLGEHVQKYKRRKDSSASPKPTRMGVPLPRSNLGSKARKLGNEHRGGFNEVETISDWLNDINRQKQEKYHETDIAPLNGSERTTYEPAFLDIGDGITYKIPPTYDKSAASLNLPSFSDFQVEDFYLKGTLDLGSLAAMMANNKRLGPRSWAGMGEPQLQYESLHARLKALPASKLPHKFSLKVSDIGLHSFIPEGAAGNIKRSILSEGGVLQVYYVKVLEKGDTYEIIERALPKKTKLKKDPSVIEEEEKEKIGKFWVNIVRRDIPKHHRIFAAFHRKQLIDAKRFSENCQREVKMKVSRSLKLMRGAAIRTRKLARDMLLYWKRVDKEMAEVRKREEREAAEALRREQELREAKRQQQRLNFLIQQTELYSHFMQKKSNSQPSEALPVGGEKLNDQEVVLSSSDAEPDEEEDLEEAELKKEAFRAAQDAVSKQKKLTSTFDSECLRLRQAAESEVAGASNIDLHNPSTMPVTSTVQTPRMFKGFLKEYQLKGLQWLVNCYEQGLNGILADEMGLGKTIQAMAFLAHLAEEKNIWGPFLVVAPASVLNNWNEEVSRFCPDMKTLPYWGGLQDRTILRKRIKPKDLYRREAGFHILITSYQLLVSDEKHFRRVKWQYMVLDEAQAIKSSNSIRWKTLLSFNCRNRLLLTGTPVQNNMAELWALLHFIMPTLFDSHEQFNEWFSKGIESHAEHGGTLNEHQLNRLHSILKPFMLRRVKTDVVSELTSKTEVTVHCKLSSRQQAFYQAIKNKISLTELFDGNRGHLNEKKILNLMNIVIQLRKVCNHPELFERNEGSTYLHFGKIPNSLLPPPFGELEDIHYAGGHNPITYKIPKLVHPESAHSSETLCLEVGHAVSRESYQKHFNIFSPENVYRSIFLQEDNLNGLSVRSGTFGFTRLMDLSPSEVTFLASGSFMEQLLFSVMRWDRKFLDGIIDLLMETMDDDPECSYLKKGDMRAVTRMLLMPSRSETNLLRSKYATGPGDAPFEALVIPHQDRLLYNSRLLHSAYTFIPRIRAPPIDAHCSDRNFAYKMSEELHDPWIKRLFTGFARTSEFNGPRKPDGRPHNLIQEIDSKLPVSQPALQLTYKIFGSSPPIRSFDPAKLLTDSGKLQTLDILLKRLRAENHRVLLFAQMTKMLNILEDYMNYRKYRYLRLDGSSTITDRRDMVRDFQHRSDIFVFLLSTRAGGLGINLTAADTVIFYESDWNPTLDLQAMDRAHRLGQTKDVTVYRLICKETVEEKILQRASQKNTVQQLVMMGGHVQGDLLAPEDVVSLLLDDAQLEQKLREIPSQVKDRQKKKNSTKGIRVDAEGDASLEDLTNVESQSQGTGYEPSPDPERAKSSNKKRKAASDKQALPRSRNSQKMTLAMDYELDDSLQNPDLQAQRPKRPKRPTKSVNETLEPAFTGTPTGVSEQTHYPSMSELGSGVFRPEAGQDISKHGDSFT; translated from the exons ATGGACCACGGGAGGCAATCGAAGGACTCACTCTGCTACTCCAATCTCTTCAATCTTGAG TCTTTGATGAACTTTCAACTTCCTCAACAAGATGATGATTTTGATTATTATGGAACTAGTAGTCAGGATGAGAGCAGAGGTAACCAAG GCGGGACAATTATGAAGCACGGTAATGGTCCTATGCGTGGAAGGGAATCAATAAATAGAAGGAAGCAATCTGAAAACAGTGACGACGAGGATGAGGCAAGTTATTATGGGACACGCGTTACGGAGGACAGGTATCGATCAATGCTCGGAGAACATGTTCAGAAGTACAAGAGGAGAAAGGATTCCTCAGCAAGTCCTAAACCAACCAGGATGGGAGTTCCACTTCCGAGGAGTAATTTGGGCTCAAAAGCTAGGAAGCTGGGGAATGAGCACCGAGGAGGATTTAATGAAGTGGAAACCATATCAGACTGGCTCAATGATATTAATCGTCAAAAACAAGAGAAGTATCATGAAACAGATATTGCACCACTCAATGGCAGTGAAAG AACAACATATGAACCGGCTTTTTTAGATATTGGGGATGGTATCACATATAAGATTCCTCCTACTTATGATAAGTCAGCGGCATCACTGAACTTGCCAAGCTTCTCAGATTTTCAGGTGGAGGATTTTTACTTAAAGGGTACATTGGATTTGGGGTCCTTAGCAGCAATGATGGCTAATAATAAAAGGCTTGGACCTAGAAGCTGGGCAGGAATGGGGGAGCCTCAGCTCCAGTATGAATCACTTCATGCAAGATTGAAGGCCTTGCCAGCTTCTAAATTGCCCCACAAGTTCAGTCTCAAAGTATCCGACATTGGGTTGCATTCCTTCATCCCAGAAGGGGCTGCTGGAAACATAAAGCGTTCTATTTTGTCAGAGGGTGGTGTTTTGCAGGTTTACTACGTGAAGGTTTTGGAGAAAGGAGACACATATGAG ATCATTGAACGGGCTCTGCCCAAGAAGACAAAGCTAAAGAAAGACCCTTCTGTGATCGAGGAGGAAGAAAAGGAGAAGATTGGAAAATTTTGGGTAAACATTGTAAGAAGAGACATACCGAAGCATCATAGGATTTTTGCAGCTTTTCATCGAAAGCAACTAATTGATGCCAAGAGGTTCTCTGAGAACTGTCAAAGAGAG GTGAAAATGAAGGTGAGTAGATCCCTTAAACTGATGAGGGGTGCTGCCATTCGCACAAGGAAATTAGCTAGAGATATGCTGCTGTATTGGAAGCGAGTAGATAAAGAGAtg GCAGAAGTAAggaaaagagaggagagagaagctGCTGAAGCTTTGAGGCGTGAACAGGAACTTCGAGAAGCAAAGAGACAACAACAAAGGCTCAATTTTCTTATTCAACAAACAGAACTTTACAGTCATTTTATGCAAAAAAAGTCAAATTCACAGCCCTCTGAAGCTTTGCCTGTGGGAGGTGAAAAATTAAACGACCAAGAAGTGGTTTTGAGCTCTTCAGATGCGGAGCCTGATGAGGAAGAAGACCTTGAGGAGGCTGAATTGAAGAAGGAGGCTTTTAGAGCTGCCCAAGATGCAGTCTCTAAGCAGAAAAAGTTAACGAGTACCTTTgatagtgaatgcttgaggcTGAGACAAGCTGCTGAATCTGAGGTCGCAGGAGCTAGTAACATTGATCTACATAATCC ttcCACCATGCCTGTAACATCGACAGTTCAGACACCCCGGATGTTTAAAGGTTTCCTTAAAGAATATCAGCTAAAAGGTCTTCAGTGGCTGGTTAATTGTTACGAGCAG GGATTAAATGGTATACTTGCTGATGAGATGGGACTCGGAAAGACCATTCAGGCCATGGCGTTTTTGGCTCATTTAGCTGAG GAGAAAAATATATGGGGGCCTTTCTTGGTTGTTGCACCTGCTTCTGTGTTGAACAACTGGAATGAAGAAGTTAGTCGTTTCTGCCCTGACATGAAAACTCTTCCATATTGGGGTGGGCTTCAAGATCGAACAATTCTTAGGAAAAGGATCAAACCTAAGGATCTGTACCGCAG GGAAGCAGGATTTCACATTCTCATCACCAGCTACCAGCTGCTAGTGTCTGATGAGAAGCATTTTCGGCGTGTGAAATGGCAATACATGGTGTTAGATGAAGCCCAGGCAATTAAAAGTTCGAACAG TATAAGATGGAAGACACTTCTCAGTTTCAATTGTCGGAACCGCTTGCTGCTAACGGGTACCCCCGTCCAGAATAATATGGCGGAGTTGTGGGCCCTTTTACATTTCATTATGCCCACCTTATTTGACAGTCATGAACAGTTCAATGAGTGGTTTTCAAAAGG AATCGAGAGCCATGCTGAGCATGGGGGAACTTTGAACGAGCACCAGCTTAACAGATTG CATTCAATTCTAAAGCCATTTATGCTGCGAAGAGTTAAAACAGATGTGGTTTCTGAGTTGACCAGTAAAACTGAGGTTACAGTGCATTGCAAATTGAGTTCTCGGCAGCAAGCTTTTTATCAAGCTATTAAGAACAAAATATCTCTTACTGAGTTGTTTGATGGCAATCGTGGGCATCTTAACGAgaagaaaattctaaatttaatgAATATTGTCATTCAGCTGAGAAAG GTGTGTAATCATCCAGAGTTGTTTGAGAGGAATGAGGGAAGCACATATCTCCACTTTGGGAAGATCCCAAATTCTCTTTTGCCCCCTCCCTTCGGGGAGTTGGAGGACATACATTATGCAGGAGGTCACAATCCCATAACATACAAG ATACCGAAACTAGTTCATCCAGAAAGTGCCCATAGTTCTGAAACTCTTTGCTTGGAAGTTGGGCATGCTGTCTCCAGAGAATCTTATCAGAAACACTTTAATATATTCTCCCCAGAAAATGTTTATCGATCCATATTCCTGCAGGAGGATAATTTAAATGGATTGTCTGTTAGAAGTGGAACTTTTGGTTTTACACGTTTGATGGACTTGTCGCCATCGGAGGTTACATTTTTGGCtagtggttcttttatggaGCAACTTCTGTTTTCTGTAATGAGATGGGACCGAAAATTCCTGGATGGAATCATAGATTTACTTATGGAAACCATGGATGATGACCCTGAATGCAGTTACCTCAAGAAGGGGGATATGAGAGCTGTGACACGGATGTTATTGATGCCATCAAGATCTGAGACTAACTTACTTCGAAGTAAATATGCTACGGGGCCTGGAGATGCTCCATTTGAGGCTTTAGTTATCCCTCATCAGGACaggcttttatataattctagGCTACTTCACTCGGCATACACATTTATCCCGCGAATTAGAGCTCCTCCA ATTGATGCCCACTGCTCAGACAGAAACTTTGCTTACAAAATGTCTGAAGAACTACATGATCCCTGGATAAAAAGGTTATTTACTGGGTTTGCACGGACGTCTGAATTTAATGGACCCAGAAAGCCTGATGGCCGTCCTCATAATTTAATTCAAGAGATTGATTCCAAATTACCAGTTTCACAACCTGCTCTTCAGTTGACATACAAGATTTTTGGGTCTTCTCCCCCGATACGAAGCTTTGACCCAGCGAAGTTGCTCACT GATTCTGGGAAGCTTCAAACACTTGATATACTATTGAAACGTCTCCGTGCCGAAAATCATCGAGTTCTCTTGTTTGCCCAAATGACAAAGATGCTGAATATTCTTGAG GACTACATGAACTATCGGAAATATAGATATCTTAGACTTGATGGATCCTCAACTATAACGGATCGACGAGACATGGTCAGAGACTTCCAGCATCG GAGTGATATTTTTGTCTTCTTATTGAGTACAAGAGCTGGTGGACTGGGCATTAACTTGACAGCTGCTGACACAGTCATATTTTATGAAAGTGATTGGAATCCTACTTTGGATTTACAAGCAATGGATAGAGCTCATCGGCTGGGTCAGACAAAAgat GTTACCGTCTACCGGCTTATTTGTAAAGAGACAGTTGAAGAGAAGATTCTTCAAAGAGCAAGTCAGAAAAATACAGTGCAGCAGCTTGTTATGATGGGTGGTCATGTTCAGGGTGATCTCTTGGCTCCTGAGGATGTTGTATCTTTACTTTTGGATGATGCCCAGTTGGAGCAGAAATTGAGAGAAATTCCGTCGCAG GTTAAGGAtaggcaaaagaaaaaaaattcgaCAAAGGGTATACGGGTAGATGCAGAAGGTGATGCATCTTTGGAAGATCTAACAAACGTTGAATCTCAGAGTCAGGGTACAGGATATGAGCCATCTCCTGATCCTGAGAGAGCAAAATCTAGTAACAAAAAG AGAAAGGCTGCTTCGGACAAACAAGCACTGCCCAGGTCAAGGAATTCTCAAAAGATGACTTTGGCAATGGACTACGAGTTGGATGATTCCCTTCAAAATCCTGATCTGCAGGCACAGAGACCCAAGAGGCCTAAGAGGCCAACAAAGAGTGTAAATGAAACTCTTGAACCAGCATTTACTGGCACGCCCACGGGTGTTTCAGAGCAAACCCATTATCCATCCATGAGTGAGTTAGGTTCTGGTGTTTTCAGACCAGAAGCAGGGCAAGATATCTCGAAGCATGGAGACTCGTTTACATGA